One genomic segment of Ricinus communis isolate WT05 ecotype wild-type chromosome 5, ASM1957865v1, whole genome shotgun sequence includes these proteins:
- the LOC8287387 gene encoding UDP-N-acetylmuramoyl-L-alanyl-D-glutamate--2,6-diaminopimelate ligase MurE homolog, chloroplastic isoform X1 — protein sequence MAFTFTSQLHTLSSHLNFISLKRQFTIKPVHSLSRPPFPSLRHQQNPLLAVGQDGNFYPNPSADDPPEAPEDSAHGFSKFDQIHIQAARARKIQEEDFKKHQSTYLNAIAGSEIEDPSVSSSSTSGDDLFGEIDKAIALKREEFIKQGLLKPTVRNKGNEDVVSEGIEELEPEEVVDLDEINELQGLRVVDAESDSSDDNSSGFDVDFSKKGDLGLSRDPSFDLDFDSYGKGKTVIVEPKFRMSLAELLDESKVVPVSVAGDLEVEITGIQHDSRMVNAGDLFVCCVGRRTDGHLYLSEADKRGAVAVVASKEIDIEETLGCKALVIVEDTNAVLPALSAAFYKYPSKNMAVIGISGTNGKTTTAYLIKGMYEAMGLRTGMFSTVAYYVHGDNKLESPNTTPDAVLVQNLMAKMLHNGTEAVVMEASSHGLASGRCDEVDFDIAVFTNLTGDHLDSFHGTEEEYRDAKAKLFARMVDPERHRKIVNIDDSNASFFIAQGNPDVPVVTFAIENKSADVHPLKFELSLFETQVLVNTPHGILEISSGLLGRHNIYNILAAVAVGIAVGAPLEDIVRGIEEVDAVPGRCELIDEEQAFGVIVDYAHTPDGLSILLDSVRELKPKRIITVIGCAGEGDRGKRPMMTKVATDKSEVTMLTSDNPKNEDPLDILDDMLAGVGWSMQDYLKYGENDYYPPLPNGHRLFLHDIRRVAVRCAVAMGEEGDMVVIAGKGHETYQIEGDKKEFFDDREECREALQYVDELHQAGIDTSEFPWRLPESH from the exons ATGGCTTTCACTTTCACTTCACAACTACACACTCTCTCTTCCCACCTCAATTTTATCTCTCTAAAAAGGCAGTTTACTATAAAACCTGTTCATTCTCTTTCCCGCCCTCCATTTCCATCACTCCGTCACCAACAAAACCCACTTCTTGCTGTGGGTCAAGACGGGAACTTTTACCCGAACCCATCTGCAGATGACCCGCCCGAAGCCCCGGAGGATTCAGCTCATGgattttcaaagtttgaccAAATACATATCCAGGCTGCACGTGCTCGGAAAATTCAGGAAGAGGACTTTAAAAAGCATCAATCAACTTATCTTAATGCCATTGCTGGGAGTGAAATTGAAGACCCATCTGTAagttcttcttctacttctgGGGATGATTTGTTTGGTGAAATTGATAAAGCTATTGCtttaaaaagagaagagtTTATAAAGCAAGGACTTTTAAAACCAACTGTTAGAAATAAAGGAAATGAAGATGTTGTTAGTGAGGGAATTGAGGAGTTAGAGCCTGAAGAAGTTGTTGATTTAGATGAGATAAATGAGTTACAAGGGCTTAGAGTTGTAGACGCTGAGTCTGATTCTTCTGATGATAATTCTAGTGGGTTTGATGTGGATTTTAGTAAAAAAGGTGATCTTGGGTTGTCACGGGATCCGTcttttgatttggattttgATAGTTATGGCAAAGGGAAGACTGTTATTGTGGAACCCAAGTTTAGAATGAGTTTGGCTGAGCttttggatgagagtaaagtGGTGCCAGTTTCAGTTGCTGGAGATTTGGAGGTGGAGATTACTGGGATACAGCATGATTCGAGAATGGTGAATGCTGGTGATTTGTTTGTCTGTTGTGTTGGGAGGAGAACAGATGGACATTTGTATTTGAGTGAGGCTGATAAGAGAGGAGCTGTTGCAGTTGTAGCTAGTAAGGAGATTGATATAGAAGAGACGTTGGGGTGCAAAGCTTTGGTTATTGTGGAGGATACTAATGCTGTTTTGCCTGCATTATCTGCAGCTTTTTATAAGTATCCTTCGAAAAACATGGCTGTGATTGGTATAAGTGGGACGAATGGCAAAACCACCACAGCATATTTGATTAAGGGAATGTATGAGGCAATGGGATTGAGGACTGGTATGTTCAGTACAGTTGCATACTATGTACATGGAGATAATAAGTTGGAATCACCTAACACTACACCAGATGCTGTCTTGGTTCAGAATTTGATGGCTAAGATGCTACATAATGGGACTGAAGCTGTTGTGATGGAGGCATCTTCTCATGGATTGGCTTCAGGGAGGTGtgatgaggttgattttgatattgCAGTATTTACCAATTTAACAGGTGATCACTTAGATTCTTTCCATGGGACTGAGGAGGAGTATAGGGATGCGAAAGCTAAGTTGTTTGCTAGGATGGTGGATCCAGAAAGGCATAGGAAAATTGTCAACATTGATGATTCCAATGCATCTTTCTTCATTGCACAAGGCAATCCAGATGTGCCTGTTGTGACCTTTGCTATAGAGAATAAAAGTGCAGATGTTCATCCCTTGAAGTTTGAGCTCTCATTGTTTGAGACACAGGTTTTGGTTAATACACCACATGGTATCTTAGAGATTTCATCTGGATTGCTTGGGAGGCATAATATCTATAATATTCTAGCTGCTGTAGCTGTTGGAATTGCAGTTGGGGCACCATTAGAGGACATTGTCAGAGGGATTGAAGAAGTTGATGCAGTACCTGGTAGGTGTGAATTAATAGATGAGGAGCAGGCATTTGGGGTGATAGTGGATTATGCTCATACTCCTGATGGCCTATCTATACTACTTGATTCAGTAAGAGAGCTCAAGCCTAAGAGGATTATCACTG TTATTGGTTGTGCTGGTGAGGGTGATAGAGGCAAGAGACCAATGATGACAAAAGTTGCAACAGATAAAAGTGAGGTGACAATGCTGACATCTGACAATCCAAAGAATGAAGATCCAT TGGACATCTTGGATGACATGCTGGCCGGTGTGGGTTGGTCGATGCAGGATTATTTGAAATATGGGGAGAATGATTATTATCCACCTCTTCCTAATGGTCATCGACTTTTTCTGCATGATATTAGACGAGTGGCTGTACGCTGTGCTGTTGCCATGGGAGAAGAAGGTGATATGGTT GTCATTGCTGGTAAAGGCCATGAGACATACCAAATTGAAGGTGACAAAAAAGAGTTCTTTGATGACCGGGAGGAGTGCAGGGAAGCTCTGCAATATGTTGATGAGCTTCACCAAGCTGGGATAGACACAAGTGAATTTCCATGGCG GTTACCAGAAAGTCATTGA
- the LOC8287387 gene encoding UDP-N-acetylmuramoyl-L-alanyl-D-glutamate--2,6-diaminopimelate ligase MurE homolog, chloroplastic isoform X2 gives MAFTFTSQLHTLSSHLNFISLKRQFTIKPVHSLSRPPFPSLRHQQNPLLAVGQDGNFYPNPSADDPPEAPEDSAHGFSKFDQIHIQAARARKIQEEDFKKHQSTYLNAIAGSEIEDPSVSSSSTSGDDLFGEIDKAIALKREEFIKQGLLKPTVRNKGNEDVVSEGIEELEPEEVVDLDEINELQGLRVVDAESDSSDDNSSGFDVDFSKKGDLGLSRDPSFDLDFDSYGKGKTVIVEPKFRMSLAELLDESKVVPVSVAGDLEVEITGIQHDSRMVNAGDLFVCCVGRRTDGHLYLSEADKRGAVAVVASKEIDIEETLGCKALVIVEDTNAVLPALSAAFYKYPSKNMAVIGISGTNGKTTTAYLIKGMYEAMGLRTGMFSTVAYYVHGDNKLESPNTTPDAVLVQNLMAKMLHNGTEAVVMEASSHGLASGRCDEVDFDIAVFTNLTGDHLDSFHGTEEEYRDAKAKLFARMVDPERHRKIVNIDDSNASFFIAQGNPDVPVVTFAIENKSADVHPLKFELSLFETQVLVNTPHGILEISSGLLGRHNIYNILAAVAVGIAVGAPLEDIVRGIEEVDAVPGRCELIDEEQAFGVIVDYAHTPDGLSILLDSVRELKPKRIITGMRSSSSYLLQLHTRLLVVLVRVIEARDQ, from the exons ATGGCTTTCACTTTCACTTCACAACTACACACTCTCTCTTCCCACCTCAATTTTATCTCTCTAAAAAGGCAGTTTACTATAAAACCTGTTCATTCTCTTTCCCGCCCTCCATTTCCATCACTCCGTCACCAACAAAACCCACTTCTTGCTGTGGGTCAAGACGGGAACTTTTACCCGAACCCATCTGCAGATGACCCGCCCGAAGCCCCGGAGGATTCAGCTCATGgattttcaaagtttgaccAAATACATATCCAGGCTGCACGTGCTCGGAAAATTCAGGAAGAGGACTTTAAAAAGCATCAATCAACTTATCTTAATGCCATTGCTGGGAGTGAAATTGAAGACCCATCTGTAagttcttcttctacttctgGGGATGATTTGTTTGGTGAAATTGATAAAGCTATTGCtttaaaaagagaagagtTTATAAAGCAAGGACTTTTAAAACCAACTGTTAGAAATAAAGGAAATGAAGATGTTGTTAGTGAGGGAATTGAGGAGTTAGAGCCTGAAGAAGTTGTTGATTTAGATGAGATAAATGAGTTACAAGGGCTTAGAGTTGTAGACGCTGAGTCTGATTCTTCTGATGATAATTCTAGTGGGTTTGATGTGGATTTTAGTAAAAAAGGTGATCTTGGGTTGTCACGGGATCCGTcttttgatttggattttgATAGTTATGGCAAAGGGAAGACTGTTATTGTGGAACCCAAGTTTAGAATGAGTTTGGCTGAGCttttggatgagagtaaagtGGTGCCAGTTTCAGTTGCTGGAGATTTGGAGGTGGAGATTACTGGGATACAGCATGATTCGAGAATGGTGAATGCTGGTGATTTGTTTGTCTGTTGTGTTGGGAGGAGAACAGATGGACATTTGTATTTGAGTGAGGCTGATAAGAGAGGAGCTGTTGCAGTTGTAGCTAGTAAGGAGATTGATATAGAAGAGACGTTGGGGTGCAAAGCTTTGGTTATTGTGGAGGATACTAATGCTGTTTTGCCTGCATTATCTGCAGCTTTTTATAAGTATCCTTCGAAAAACATGGCTGTGATTGGTATAAGTGGGACGAATGGCAAAACCACCACAGCATATTTGATTAAGGGAATGTATGAGGCAATGGGATTGAGGACTGGTATGTTCAGTACAGTTGCATACTATGTACATGGAGATAATAAGTTGGAATCACCTAACACTACACCAGATGCTGTCTTGGTTCAGAATTTGATGGCTAAGATGCTACATAATGGGACTGAAGCTGTTGTGATGGAGGCATCTTCTCATGGATTGGCTTCAGGGAGGTGtgatgaggttgattttgatattgCAGTATTTACCAATTTAACAGGTGATCACTTAGATTCTTTCCATGGGACTGAGGAGGAGTATAGGGATGCGAAAGCTAAGTTGTTTGCTAGGATGGTGGATCCAGAAAGGCATAGGAAAATTGTCAACATTGATGATTCCAATGCATCTTTCTTCATTGCACAAGGCAATCCAGATGTGCCTGTTGTGACCTTTGCTATAGAGAATAAAAGTGCAGATGTTCATCCCTTGAAGTTTGAGCTCTCATTGTTTGAGACACAGGTTTTGGTTAATACACCACATGGTATCTTAGAGATTTCATCTGGATTGCTTGGGAGGCATAATATCTATAATATTCTAGCTGCTGTAGCTGTTGGAATTGCAGTTGGGGCACCATTAGAGGACATTGTCAGAGGGATTGAAGAAGTTGATGCAGTACCTGGTAGGTGTGAATTAATAGATGAGGAGCAGGCATTTGGGGTGATAGTGGATTATGCTCATACTCCTGATGGCCTATCTATACTACTTGATTCAGTAAGAGAGCTCAAGCCTAAGAGGATTATCACTGGTATGCGTAGTTCTTCCTCATACCTTCTACAACTTCATACTCGC TTATTGGTTGTGCTGGTGAGGGTGATAGAGGCAAGAGACCAATGA
- the LOC107261514 gene encoding uncharacterized protein LOC107261514, with protein sequence MDAETPFTALAPPVFDGEGYHVWAAKMEAHLKVNNLWEAVEEDYEVLPLPANPTMAQIKTHKEKKSRKSKARASLFVAVSSNIFIRIMTMKSTFEVWNFLKEEYEGDEKIKGMKVLNLIREFEVQKMKESETVKEYFDKLLRIANQVRLLGYEFPDSRLVQKILVTIPERFEATIASLENSKDLSKISLAALMNALQAQEQRRLMRSEGSVEGALAAKASSSYGGKGKKVESYKKGNSGFDSLNTNIGTKSYFSPYKHYGRENHPPWKCWRKPDQQCEKCLKMGHHQRICRSNNQQKTVTQKNVQ encoded by the coding sequence atggATGCAGAAACACCATTCACTGCATTGGCACCACCAGTGTTTGATGGCGAAGGTTATCATGTCTGGGCAGCAAAAATGGAGGCTCATCTAAAGGTAAACAATCTGTGGGAAGCTGTGGAGGAGGACTACGAAGTTCTTCCATTGCCTGCAAATCCGACAATGGCGCAGATCAAGACTCATAAGGAgaagaaatcaagaaaatcaaaggcGAGAGCTTCGTTATTTGTTGCTGTTTCTTCTAACATCTTTATTAGAATCATGACGATGAAATCGACGTTTGAAGTTTggaatttcttgaaagaagaGTATGAAGGAGATGAAAAAATCAAAGGAATGAAAGTTTTAAACCTGATTAGGGAGTTTGAGGTCCAGAAAATGAAGGAATCAGAGACGGTGAAGGAATATTTTGACAAGCTGCTCAGAATAGCAAATCAAGTAAGATTACTTGGATATGAATTTCCTGATTCTAGATTAGTTCAAAAAATTCTTGTAACTATTCCTGAGAGGTTTGAAGCTACAATTGCTTCCTTGGAAAACTCTAAAGATCTGTCAAAAATTAGTTTGGCAGCATTGATGAATGCGTTGCAGGCACAAGAACAGAGAAGACTGATGAGGTCTGAAGGGTCTGTCGAAGGTGCATTAGCTGCGAAGGCTAGCTCGAGTTATGgtggaaaaggaaagaaagttGAAAGTTATAAAAAGGGAAATTCAGGCTTTGATTCTCTCAATACGAATATAGGAACAAAATCTTATTTCTCTCCATATAAACACTATGGAAGAGAAAACCATCCACCTTGGAAGTGTTGGAGAAAGCCAGACCAGCAATGTGAAAAATGCTTGAAAATGGGGCATCATCAAAGAATTTGCAGAAGCAACAATCAACAAAAGACGGTGACGCAAAAGAATGTGCAGTAA
- the LOC8287388 gene encoding uncharacterized protein LOC8287388 codes for MFANFKMGEELKFQQRWDFRRGDSDFDSSSYDSKSSLGGEPAHKKHRLALIPVNNDEIDATTRFQQKGDNDPGISGQIVPGKAEEGKRGRSKNVNLAPNKKKRRTRKGAARKKGKTKTSVDEHAALDDLKNYMNSLLEELKVTRKNLVSWMKEEMAKLVEEEKASESERKEGSFRGEENQLKYQNNSEENARVQYQNLFGKNIQVQHQNNFEDYSQLHHQSKFEKNVQTQQIINLEENIELQPQKNCKEKVQVQRHNKIRTGTGGRSCNGGPSQRYSRNKKLADSNNTPVLEDQADYSRAIVLLTPTEGNGEDRLALPDKSISKFGPSDSNLQAQQQKSIVLGIRAQNCNGGSPVKSAKGKRAAKSNDHCQVPNDQVDFSQGIGFIAPTGKDKGERSRLYMEPNFSSNSFNQTASSMYLTLPTVLANPHIQNHRPDTSSINYFQPRIPQNQAGINAEKSDPILGSSSYLGYYQSMLQPEDRSRNYSQMSYSDISSFNQNGTTTSFVGHGVTVPLQAVSGGFNIPNQFDLESLPRKNSNTLGLSMNGGAIRFSGEGYSLPEPYIANNFHSHSNYRADGRLMTYQDSFRQPK; via the coding sequence ATGTTTGCCAACTTTAAAATGGGAGAGGAACTGAAATTCCAGCAGCGCTGGGATTTTAGGAGGGGTGACAGTGACTTTGATTCTTCAAGCTATGATTCTAAATCCAGTTTAGGTGGTGAACCAGCTCATAAAAAGCATAGACTGGCCCTGATTCCTGTTAACAATGATGAAATTGATGCTACTACTAGATTTCAGCAGAAGGGCGATAATGATCCTGGAATTTCAGGTCAAATTGTACCTGGAAAAGCTGAGGAAGGGAAAAGAGGAAGAAGTAAAAATGTCAACTTGGCtccaaataaaaagaagagaagaactCGAAAAGGAGCAGCTCGGAAAAAGGGTAAAACTAAAACTAGTGTCGATGAGCATGCTGCTTTGGATGATCTCAAAAACTACATGAACTCTTTGCTGGAAGAACTTAAAGTTACAAGAAAGAATTTGGTATCATGGATGAAGGAAGAGATGGCGAAGTTGGTGGAAGAGGAGAAAGCTTCTGAATCAGAAAGGAAAGAAGGCAGTTTTAGAGGAGAGGAAAACCAATTGAAGTATCAGAACAACTCTGAGGAGAATGCTCGCGTTCAATACCAAAATCTCTTTGGTAAGAACATCCAAGTCCAGCATCAGAATAACTTTGAGGACTATAGTCAGTTGCATCACCAGAGCAAGTTTGAGAAAAATGTCCAGACGCAGCAGATAATCAACTTGGAAGAGAACATTGAATTACAGCCTCAAAAGAACTGTAAGGAAAAGGTTCAAGTGCAGCGTCATAACAAGATCAGAACTGGTACAGGCGGTCGAAGTTGCAATGGCGGACCTTCTCAAAGGTATAGTAGAAACAAGAAATTGGCTGATTCTAACAACACTCCagtacttgaagatcaagctgATTATAGTCGCGCGATTGTCTTGTTGACACCAACTGAAGGGAATGGGGAAGATAGATTGGCATTACCTGACAAGTCAATTTCTAAGTTTGGCCCCTCAGACTCGAATCTGCAAGCACAGCAACAGAAGAGCATTGTCTTAGGCATAAGAGCTCAAAATTGCAACGGTGGATCCCCAGTGAAGTCTGCAAAAGGCAAAAGAGCTGCTAAATCTAATGATCACTGCCAAGTGCCCAATGATCAAGTTGATTTCAGCCAAGGTATTGGATTCATAGCTCCAACTGGGAAGGACAAAGGAGAAAGATCAAGATTATATATGGAGCCAAACTTTTCTTCTAATTCCTTCAATCAGACAGCTTCATCGATGTACTTAACGTTACCAACTGTACTAGCGAAtcctcatattcaaaatcataGACCTGATACTTCTTCAATTAACTATTTTCAACCAAGAATTCCCCAGAACCAAGCAggaataaatgcagaaaaatcgGATCCAATACTAGGTTCAAGCAGCTATCTTGGATACTATCAAAGCATGCTGCAGCCAGAAGACAGAAGTAGAAACTACTCTCAAATGAGTTATAGCGATATCAGTTCCTTTAACCAGAATGGCACAACTACTTCATTTGTTGGACATGGAGTCACAGTTCCTCTGCAGGCTGTAAGTGGAGGATTTAACATTCCAAACCAATTTGACTTGGAAAGCCTACCCAGGAAAAATAGTAATACACTTGGTCTGTCAATGAATGGAGGAGCTATCAGGTTTTCCGGTGAAGGTTACTCTTTACCAGAACCTTACATTGCCAACAACTTCCACAGCCATTCAAATTATAGAGCAGATGGCAGACTAATGACATACCAAGACAGTTTTCGACAGCCAAAGTAG